From Paracoccus sp. MC1862, a single genomic window includes:
- a CDS encoding glycosyltransferase family 2 protein, translating to MTPAPASATRPVVSVVMANFRGAPHLAAAMRAVLAQSEQRLELILADDASDDDSVAIARGIAGTDDRVRVIASPRNQGPAATRNGALDAARGDWIAVVDSDDLIHPERLSRLIAAAEAAGADLVADDLVHFGAPAEQGRTLLQPLALAAPMWLAAPAYLRANGGDPALPSFGYLKPVIRRAVLGGRRYDPRLRIGEDYDLVLRLLIDGARFLLLPDPLYAYRRHPGSISHRLSVGTVAAMLQAHRALPPLSDPEARAAAAAVDRQLRRSLRYERLVAEIKARRWSRALPRLADPATVARLAGSLRDRRRRKAALQAQDHAEGAVSPDPVAALPLPGQPWDSPPAPAAARIAAGGTPPPGAPGWALWLAGATAGGSAG from the coding sequence GTGACCCCTGCCCCTGCTTCCGCCACGCGGCCCGTGGTCTCGGTGGTCATGGCCAATTTCCGCGGCGCCCCGCATCTGGCGGCCGCCATGCGCGCGGTCCTGGCACAGTCCGAGCAGCGGCTGGAGCTGATCCTCGCCGACGACGCCTCGGACGACGACAGCGTGGCGATCGCGCGCGGGATCGCCGGAACCGACGACCGGGTGCGGGTGATCGCGAGTCCCCGCAACCAGGGCCCCGCCGCCACCCGCAACGGGGCGCTGGACGCGGCGCGGGGCGACTGGATCGCCGTGGTGGACAGCGACGACCTGATCCACCCGGAACGGCTTTCGCGCCTGATCGCGGCGGCGGAAGCCGCGGGGGCGGATCTGGTGGCCGATGACCTCGTGCATTTCGGCGCCCCGGCCGAGCAGGGCCGCACCCTGCTGCAGCCGCTTGCGCTGGCCGCGCCGATGTGGCTCGCGGCGCCGGCTTACCTGCGCGCCAATGGGGGCGATCCGGCCCTGCCCTCCTTCGGCTATCTCAAGCCGGTGATCCGGCGTGCGGTGTTGGGGGGCCGCCGCTACGACCCGCGGCTCAGGATCGGCGAGGATTATGATCTGGTGCTGCGGCTGCTGATCGACGGCGCCCGCTTCCTGCTGCTGCCCGACCCGCTTTACGCCTATCGCCGGCATCCCGGTTCCATCTCGCACCGGCTGTCGGTCGGGACGGTCGCGGCGATGCTGCAGGCCCACCGCGCCCTGCCGCCGCTTTCCGACCCCGAGGCGCGGGCGGCCGCGGCGGCGGTGGACCGCCAGCTTCGCCGGTCGCTGCGCTATGAACGGCTGGTCGCGGAGATCAAGGCAAGGCGCTGGAGCCGCGCCCTGCCCCGGCTGGCCGATCCGGCGACGGTCGCCCGGCTGGCCGGAAGCCTGCGCGATCGCCGCCGCCGCAAGGCCGCCCTGCAGGCGCAGGACCACGCAGAGGGCGCCGTTTCCCCTGATCCCGTTGCCGCCCTGCCGCTGCCCGGCCAGCCTTGGGACAGCCCCCCTGCCCCCGCTGCGGCGCGGATCGCGGCTGGCGGCACGCCCCCGCCCGGCGCGCCCGGCTGGGCGCTCTGGCTGGCAGGCGCGACGGCCGGGGGGTCAGCGGGCTGA